Proteins found in one Ostrinia nubilalis chromosome 27, ilOstNubi1.1, whole genome shotgun sequence genomic segment:
- the LOC135084766 gene encoding trypsin delta-like: protein MKAACIILTVLIVVAIMAVCIMVKFATEITVQEKKREYMSGGGVYSFAKSMGVISLTDNSSQSMSERFPYVAAITRNSSSTWSFSCFASVILIKWVVTSAHCRRYGSTHRVLVYYDFVRNYTHTYPILFWRLHEKFNASHPTPKYDIAIAKLNVDFYPFTMKPSVFDDKGVKEAEASVWKTVSTMDKKMYLTNDFDKFEVAVVSQTRCFESYGVELDETLICVDLSDYEDCFIHEFGPIYSGDKVVGVLAVKPRDCDVKLAIFTNVSHYSNWILRSTHTTYYG from the coding sequence ATGAAGGCAGCCTGCATCATCCTGACCGTCCTCATAGTAGTCGCCATTATGGCGGTCTGCATCATGGTGAAGTTCGCCACAGAAATCACCGTGCAGGAGAAGAAACGGGAGTATATGTCTGGAGGAGGGGTCTACTCGTTCGCCAAGTCCATGGGAGTGATATCCTTGACTGATAATTCCTCACAATCCATGTCAGAACGGTTCCCATATGTCGCTGCAATAACCAGGAATTCATCCTCGACCTGGTCGTTTTCTTGCTTTGCCAGCGTTATTTTAATCAAGTGGGTGGTCACGTCAGCACATTGCAGAAGGTATGGGTCGACACATAGAGTCTTAGTGTACTATGATTTCGTCAGAAACTACACTCATACTTACCCAATATTGTTCTGGCGGCTACACGAGAAATTCAACGCCAGTCATCCGACTCCAAAATACGATATTGCGATCGCGAAATTGAATGTGGATTTCTATCCATTCACAATGAAGCCTTCTGTGTTTGATGACAAGGGAGTCAAAGAAGCAGAAGCTAGCGTGTGGAAGACTGTATCTACAATGGATAAGAAGATGTATTTGACGAATGATTTCGATAAATTTGAGGTGGCTGTGGTGTCGCAAACGCGGTGTTTCGAGAGCTACGGCGTGGAGTTGGATGAGACGTTGATTTGTGTGGACTTATCAGACTACGAGGACTGTTTCATTCATGAATTCGGGCCGATATACTCTGGTGATAAAGTTGTGGGAGTACTAGCAGTGAAGCCTAGAGATTGTGATGTTAAATTGGCTATTTTCACGAATGTCTCTCACTATTCCAACTGGATATTACGGTCGACGCACACAACGTATTACGGGTGA